A single genomic interval of Gammaproteobacteria bacterium harbors:
- a CDS encoding FAD-binding protein has product MKWDEEVDWLVVGSGAAGMTSALRAADLGVRTLVIEKSTCFGGSTAMSGGAIWVPANPGMAALGIRDSRDEGLRYLEHIVAGRVPGPRLAAYVDAAPRMVEYLAARSHVAFEPVPTYSDYYAEAPGGKPGARTIEPPEFEAMQLGAERTRQRLGFEHSRPLPFMSIKASDVPALLLGGPQRLALVARRAAAYYLNLSARLAGAGNTCYTLGASLVARLRLSLVDRDVPLWLDSPLHELVLEDGRVTGAVVGHDGRSVRVRVVRGVLLAAGGFEKNAAMRQRYQEMPIGADWAAGCPDNEGDAIRIAEEAGAALDLMDQAWWCPVFKVPGDPNPRVIVMEKGMPGSMLVDRAGRRFVNESSSYNDFVKGMYAAHRSGTPAIPAQLVFDATFRRRYPVGPVRPGSIQPDAALPASIRDGFLVRAESLAELARAIDVDPAGLAASVARFNGFARSGRDQDFGRGETISDRYYSDPQVTPNPCLAPIEKPPFYAVKVYPGDLGTKGGVVTDPQGRALDTAGRPIPGLYAAGNCSASMMGETYPGAGGTIGPAMVFGFLAAEHACDGARHPGAT; this is encoded by the coding sequence ATGAAGTGGGACGAAGAAGTTGACTGGCTGGTCGTCGGTTCCGGAGCAGCCGGGATGACGTCTGCCCTGCGTGCGGCCGATCTCGGCGTCCGCACACTGGTGATCGAGAAATCGACTTGCTTCGGCGGTTCCACCGCGATGTCCGGTGGCGCGATCTGGGTGCCCGCGAACCCGGGAATGGCGGCGCTCGGAATCCGTGATTCGCGTGACGAGGGCTTGCGATACCTCGAACACATTGTCGCCGGTCGCGTGCCCGGCCCACGCCTTGCGGCCTATGTCGACGCCGCGCCGCGGATGGTCGAGTATCTTGCCGCGCGCAGTCACGTGGCATTCGAACCGGTACCGACCTACTCCGACTACTACGCCGAGGCGCCGGGTGGAAAACCCGGAGCGCGAACCATCGAACCCCCCGAGTTCGAAGCGATGCAGCTGGGAGCCGAGCGCACGCGCCAGCGTCTGGGTTTCGAACACAGCCGCCCGCTGCCGTTCATGAGCATCAAGGCATCCGACGTCCCCGCGTTGCTGCTCGGCGGGCCGCAGCGCTTGGCGCTGGTCGCCCGGCGTGCCGCCGCTTACTACCTCAACCTGAGTGCACGGCTCGCCGGCGCCGGCAATACCTGTTACACGCTCGGAGCCTCGTTGGTCGCAAGGCTGCGTCTGTCGCTGGTTGATCGCGATGTACCCTTGTGGCTGGATTCCCCATTGCATGAACTGGTGCTCGAGGACGGGCGGGTCACTGGAGCGGTGGTTGGACACGACGGACGCAGCGTGCGCGTGCGGGTCGTGCGCGGCGTGCTGCTCGCGGCGGGCGGGTTCGAGAAGAATGCCGCGATGCGCCAGCGTTATCAGGAGATGCCGATCGGAGCCGATTGGGCGGCCGGGTGTCCGGACAACGAGGGTGACGCGATCCGTATCGCCGAGGAAGCGGGTGCGGCACTGGACCTGATGGACCAGGCGTGGTGGTGCCCGGTGTTCAAGGTTCCGGGTGATCCCAATCCGCGTGTGATCGTGATGGAAAAAGGCATGCCGGGGTCGATGCTGGTCGATCGCGCGGGTCGGCGCTTCGTCAATGAATCGTCGTCGTACAACGATTTCGTAAAAGGGATGTACGCTGCGCACCGCAGCGGCACCCCGGCAATCCCGGCGCAGCTGGTGTTCGATGCGACGTTCCGCCGTCGCTACCCGGTGGGCCCGGTGCGCCCCGGTTCGATCCAGCCCGATGCTGCGTTGCCGGCATCGATTCGTGATGGCTTCCTGGTGCGCGCCGAATCGCTGGCGGAACTCGCGCGCGCGATCGACGTCGATCCCGCGGGACTCGCGGCGAGTGTCGCGCGCTTCAACGGTTTCGCGCGCAGCGGTCGCGACCAGGACTTCGGACGTGGTGAGACAATCTCGGACCGCTACTACAGCGATCCGCAGGTAACTCCGAACCCCTGTCTTGCACCGATCGAGAAGCCGCCGTTCTATGCGGTGAAGGTCTATCCGGGCGATCTGGGAACCAAGGGTGGCGTGGTGACGGATCCGCAGGGGCGCGCACTCGATACCGCCGGGCGACCTATCCCCGGACTGTATGCGGCCGGCAACTGTTCGGCGTCGATGATGGGTGAAACCTATCCCGGTGCCGGAGGGACGATCGGTCCGGCGATGGTGTTCGGTTTCCTGGCGGCGGAGCACGCCTGTGACGGCGCGCGCCACCCGGGCGCGACTTGA
- a CDS encoding ferritin-like domain-containing protein has protein sequence MSFETIDATVQVLWRYDYESNIKPLRDLYEVAKKEQWNAATDIPWEIKTDPAAVGDMSAPNAEPFDFVKALSKENQIELAKRKSAHLLSTFLHGEQGAMMICGQLVEVVPDMDAKLYASTQVIDEARHVEVFHRYIQRLDRVYPIMHGLKALLNAVLQADLWQMKCVGMQIIAESIAMGSFKTMAKLTHDEVFRRVVELTAQDEARHVSYGLIYMKDEIPKMNERDRDRLEDFAWTAMTLLATTPQLREGQKEVDPMAVIYEGLGIDMVKAQSEMLSKMSEPEFVKAQPNPFRDYAYPQLQRIGLITDRTLSKYQAVGLAA, from the coding sequence ATGAGTTTTGAAACGATCGATGCCACCGTCCAGGTACTCTGGCGCTACGACTACGAATCGAACATCAAGCCACTGCGTGATCTATACGAGGTAGCCAAGAAAGAGCAGTGGAACGCGGCCACTGACATTCCCTGGGAGATCAAGACCGATCCGGCTGCGGTCGGAGACATGAGCGCTCCGAATGCCGAACCCTTCGACTTCGTGAAGGCGCTCTCGAAGGAGAACCAGATTGAACTCGCCAAACGGAAGTCGGCCCATCTGCTGTCCACTTTTCTGCACGGCGAGCAGGGTGCGATGATGATCTGCGGACAGCTCGTAGAGGTCGTGCCGGACATGGACGCCAAGCTCTACGCTTCCACCCAGGTGATTGACGAGGCCCGTCACGTCGAGGTTTTCCACCGATACATCCAACGCCTGGACCGTGTCTATCCGATCATGCACGGGCTCAAGGCGCTACTCAACGCCGTGCTCCAGGCGGATCTCTGGCAGATGAAATGCGTTGGCATGCAGATCATCGCGGAGAGCATCGCGATGGGTAGTTTCAAGACCATGGCGAAGCTCACCCACGATGAGGTCTTCCGCAGGGTGGTCGAGCTCACCGCACAGGACGAGGCGCGGCACGTGTCCTACGGGCTGATCTACATGAAAGACGAGATCCCGAAGATGAACGAGCGTGATCGTGATCGTCTGGAGGATTTTGCCTGGACGGCGATGACACTCCTCGCGACGACTCCGCAGCTGCGCGAGGGCCAGAAGGAGGTCGACCCGATGGCAGTGATCTACGAGGGTCTCGGAATCGACATGGTGAAGGCGCAGTCCGAAATGCTCTCGAAGATGAGTGAACCGGAATTCGTCAAGGCGCAGCCCAATCCCTTCCGTGACTATGCCTATCCGCAACTTCAGCGAATCGGCCTGATCACCGACCGCACCTTGTCGAAGTATCAAGCGGTGGGCTTGGCAGCCTGA
- a CDS encoding ferredoxin → MLHHFEVVDEDCIGCGLCLERAPGNIEIPDGSDTARVFKQPETPAEMEACLEASDYCPLGGLRPGTPDLSPADSSAGDTRAPSIPAGDATPGELIPTNLEI, encoded by the coding sequence ATGCTGCATCACTTCGAAGTCGTTGACGAAGACTGCATCGGCTGCGGGCTGTGCCTGGAACGCGCTCCAGGGAACATCGAGATTCCCGACGGCAGTGACACCGCCCGTGTGTTCAAACAGCCAGAGACTCCCGCGGAAATGGAAGCGTGTCTCGAGGCTTCCGACTACTGTCCCCTGGGTGGACTCCGCCCAGGCACACCCGATCTCTCGCCCGCCGATTCCTCGGCGGGCGACACTCGCGCCCCGTCCATACCGGCTGGAGACGCCACGCCGGGTGAGCTTATCCCAACCAACTTGGAGATCTAG
- a CDS encoding EthD domain-containing protein, with amino-acid sequence MIKAICFLKRNPALSAEQFHRHWREVHAPLFADTPLRRHIRRYEQNPRLPADYDRARRGSEVADAGFDGVTVLWYDRLEDFHAMVTDSLYKAQVTPDERTLLDTAATCWLIAGPEQVIVDKPGGRARAQAKLLSIFQRNPRLDRATFRKHWHENHGGLFQNVPSLNKDILAYDQNPRLDEDYAMAPERTYDGVTEQWFESLDTFVASLEEPEQASMVVPDVQYMLNTSTVHFLMSAPPAVIIADEQTR; translated from the coding sequence ATGATAAAAGCAATCTGCTTTCTGAAACGCAATCCCGCGCTCAGCGCCGAGCAATTCCACCGCCATTGGCGCGAGGTCCACGCGCCGCTGTTTGCGGATACGCCGCTGCGCCGACATATCCGTCGCTACGAACAGAACCCCCGCCTGCCCGCCGACTATGACCGGGCGCGGCGCGGCAGTGAGGTCGCGGATGCCGGCTTCGACGGCGTGACCGTGCTGTGGTACGACCGCCTGGAGGATTTTCATGCCATGGTCACCGACTCGCTGTACAAGGCGCAGGTGACGCCCGACGAACGCACCCTGCTGGACACCGCCGCCACCTGCTGGCTGATCGCCGGGCCCGAACAGGTCATCGTCGACAAGCCCGGCGGTCGCGCTCGTGCCCAGGCCAAACTGCTGTCGATCTTCCAGCGCAACCCCCGGCTCGACCGCGCAACCTTCCGCAAGCACTGGCACGAGAACCACGGCGGCCTGTTTCAGAACGTGCCGTCCCTGAACAAGGACATCCTGGCCTACGATCAGAATCCACGCCTGGACGAGGACTACGCGATGGCGCCGGAGCGCACCTACGACGGCGTCACGGAACAGTGGTTCGAGTCTCTGGATACGTTTGTCGCCTCCCTCGAGGAGCCGGAGCAGGCGAGCATGGTGGTGCCCGATGTGCAGTACATGCTGAATACCAGCACCGTGCATTTCCTGATGAGCGCGCCGCCCGCGGTGATCATTGCCGATGAGCAGACCCGTTAA
- a CDS encoding thiamine pyrophosphate-binding protein: protein MTAANHRPDGGELLARTLAEAGVEHIFALHGGHLESFWQGCLRHGLQLTDFRHEASAGHAADAYARTTGRLGVCAITSGPGFTNAITAIANAFLDGIPALFIVGSPPLRDVETNPLQGGIDQIAMVTPSVKWAHRVTHTERIPELTAQAVRTCLNGRPGPVLLEIPIDVLHIPVDESLVHPPTGLGVRTTPAPAPRDVAAIIAMLRAAERPALFVGNGIRLAAAEAELLRFAEASGIPVFCGGHGYGALPYDHPLYGKDLALLSLLGMMGQPGVDALLVVGARFGLFTGGRHGTPVAPGVPVAQIDLHAPEFGRLREVRIPVLADAREALHALADAAVGIDWPDRSTWAATATGLKHLAGSLYGAPDPAATPVHPYHAVAAIAAAAPPETIYVVDGGEASAWSHMVLRASASWQLIGAGYHGCLGVGPGMAIGAAIAHPDKRVLQITGDGAIGFHIQEFETMARHGLPVVTVILNNRLWGMSAHGQDLVYGREQRVICSLPDTPYETVAAAFGCHAERVERLAELAPALRRALDSGRPACINVLIDPDEMHPSMPAMVGADNPAENEIMIPYYDNIRL, encoded by the coding sequence ATGACTGCCGCAAACCATCGTCCGGACGGCGGAGAACTGTTGGCGCGCACCCTCGCCGAGGCGGGCGTGGAGCATATTTTCGCCCTGCACGGCGGGCATCTCGAATCATTCTGGCAGGGTTGCCTGAGGCACGGGTTGCAGCTCACGGATTTCCGCCATGAGGCATCCGCCGGCCACGCCGCCGATGCCTATGCGCGTACCACCGGCCGTCTCGGCGTGTGCGCGATCACCTCGGGTCCGGGCTTCACGAATGCGATCACCGCGATCGCCAACGCGTTTCTCGACGGCATCCCGGCGCTGTTCATCGTCGGTTCGCCGCCCTTGCGTGACGTCGAGACGAACCCGCTGCAGGGCGGGATCGACCAGATCGCCATGGTCACGCCGAGCGTGAAGTGGGCGCACCGGGTGACGCACACCGAACGCATTCCCGAACTCACCGCGCAGGCGGTCCGCACCTGCCTGAACGGGCGCCCCGGGCCCGTGCTGCTCGAAATCCCGATCGACGTGCTGCACATTCCCGTCGACGAAAGCCTGGTGCACCCGCCGACGGGGCTCGGGGTCCGCACCACCCCGGCGCCGGCACCGCGGGACGTGGCCGCGATCATCGCGATGCTGCGTGCGGCCGAGCGTCCAGCTCTGTTCGTCGGCAATGGCATCCGCCTCGCCGCAGCCGAGGCCGAGCTGCTGCGCTTCGCCGAGGCGAGCGGCATTCCGGTCTTCTGCGGCGGTCATGGTTATGGCGCTCTGCCGTATGACCATCCCCTGTACGGCAAGGATCTCGCGCTGCTGTCGCTGCTTGGCATGATGGGGCAGCCGGGAGTGGACGCACTGCTGGTGGTCGGGGCGCGTTTCGGCCTGTTCACCGGCGGACGCCATGGTACGCCGGTCGCGCCCGGTGTTCCGGTCGCGCAGATCGATCTGCACGCACCCGAGTTCGGACGTCTGCGCGAGGTGCGCATACCGGTGCTCGCCGATGCGCGCGAGGCCTTGCACGCGCTTGCCGACGCGGCCGTCGGCATCGACTGGCCGGACCGCTCGACATGGGCAGCGACCGCCACCGGACTCAAGCACCTCGCCGGTTCGCTCTACGGTGCGCCCGATCCCGCGGCGACGCCGGTACACCCATACCACGCGGTGGCTGCGATCGCCGCTGCCGCGCCGCCGGAGACGATCTACGTGGTCGACGGCGGCGAGGCGTCGGCGTGGAGCCACATGGTGCTGCGCGCCAGCGCATCGTGGCAGTTGATCGGAGCCGGTTATCACGGCTGCCTCGGCGTGGGGCCGGGAATGGCGATCGGCGCCGCGATCGCGCACCCCGACAAGCGGGTGCTGCAGATCACCGGCGACGGCGCGATCGGCTTTCACATCCAGGAATTCGAGACGATGGCGCGCCACGGTCTGCCGGTGGTCACGGTGATCCTGAACAACCGGCTCTGGGGCATGTCGGCGCATGGGCAGGATCTGGTGTACGGGCGTGAGCAGCGCGTGATCTGCTCGCTGCCGGACACACCGTACGAAACCGTCGCGGCCGCGTTCGGCTGTCATGCCGAGCGGGTCGAACGCCTCGCCGAGCTGGCCCCGGCGCTGCGTCGTGCACTCGACTCGGGCCGGCCCGCGTGCATCAACGTGCTGATCGACCCGGACGAGATGCACCCGAGCATGCCGGCGATGGTCGGCGCCGACAATCCGGCGGAGAACGAGATCATGATCCCGTATTACGACAACATCCGCCTCTGA
- a CDS encoding SDR family NAD(P)-dependent oxidoreductase produces the protein MSYKPFDLNGKKAMVTGAAAGLGKACALGLAKAGADVAVIDIQDELGEQVAADIRELGREAFYLHCNVTDHSQVGATVKAVYERFGRLDIAHNNAGGGVGGAKSADDGAPQLFRQVVELDLLSVFYCCHEQAKLMIPKVVDASSIPLRQRLPQCPISPMNCCPWVWGWLATVQPRPG, from the coding sequence ATGAGCTACAAACCATTCGATTTGAACGGCAAGAAAGCCATGGTCACCGGTGCCGCCGCAGGGCTGGGCAAAGCCTGTGCGCTGGGACTGGCCAAAGCCGGTGCCGATGTGGCGGTGATTGATATCCAGGATGAATTGGGTGAACAGGTTGCCGCGGACATTCGCGAGTTGGGCCGGGAGGCTTTTTACCTGCACTGCAATGTGACTGATCACTCCCAGGTGGGCGCGACGGTAAAGGCCGTATATGAACGATTTGGTCGGCTGGACATTGCCCATAACAATGCCGGTGGTGGTGTCGGCGGCGCGAAAAGCGCCGATGACGGCGCCCCGCAGTTATTCCGTCAGGTGGTTGAGCTGGATCTGCTGTCCGTGTTTTATTGTTGTCACGAGCAGGCCAAATTGATGATTCCCAAGGTGGTGGACGCATCATCAATACCGCTTCGTCAGCGGCTACCGCAGTGCCCAATATCCCCTATGAATTGCTGCCCATGGGTGTGGGGATGGCTGGCTACTGTGCAGCCAAGGCCGGGGTAA
- a CDS encoding SDR family oxidoreductase has product MAGYCAAKAGVKQLTKALAVEWAQHNIRVNSISPGFITTSTTAFILDYPELLEQENGLTPMQRQGRAEEMVGGVIYLASDAASFTTGHDLVMDGGFTAW; this is encoded by the coding sequence ATGGCTGGCTACTGTGCAGCCAAGGCCGGGGTAAAACAACTCACCAAGGCGTTGGCGGTGGAGTGGGCTCAACACAATATACGGGTAAACTCGATCAGTCCGGGTTTCATCACCACCTCCACCACCGCATTTATTCTCGACTACCCGGAATTGCTGGAGCAGGAAAATGGCCTGACACCGATGCAGCGTCAGGGCAGGGCAGAGGAAATGGTCGGTGGCGTGATCTATCTGGCATCCGATGCCGCCAGTTTCACGACCGGACATGACCTGGTGATGGATGGCGGTTTTACTGCCTGGTAA
- a CDS encoding SDR family NAD(P)-dependent oxidoreductase: MQEFSNKIAVVTGASSGIGRALALESARQGMRVVIADVDEAGLDETARLLEDLGSPALCVPTDVTRPESVDALADAAYERFGAVHLLCNNAGVIVGGASWEIPIEDYQWILGVNTFGVVHGVKSFVPRMLAQDCAGHIVNTASMAAVTSLPFTAAYHMSKHAVLALSECLYHELTQTQTKLRVSVLCPELINTGIHRSERSRPAHLALQDPDARQSASAALVMQALSEGMQRGLAPEVMADRVFAAVRDERFYILSEESWRDICNTRLEDIRLGRNPTFCVPAT, from the coding sequence ATGCAGGAGTTCAGCAACAAGATAGCCGTCGTGACCGGCGCCTCGAGTGGCATCGGCCGCGCGCTGGCACTGGAGTCCGCACGCCAGGGGATGCGGGTCGTGATCGCGGACGTGGACGAAGCGGGTCTCGACGAGACGGCGCGCCTGCTCGAAGACCTCGGCAGCCCGGCGCTTTGCGTACCCACGGACGTCACCCGGCCCGAGTCCGTCGATGCTTTGGCCGATGCGGCCTACGAGCGTTTCGGGGCTGTCCACCTGCTGTGCAACAATGCGGGCGTCATCGTCGGGGGAGCGTCGTGGGAAATCCCGATCGAGGATTACCAATGGATACTCGGCGTCAACACGTTCGGTGTCGTTCACGGAGTGAAGAGCTTCGTGCCGCGCATGCTCGCCCAGGATTGCGCGGGCCACATCGTCAACACGGCCTCGATGGCGGCCGTGACCTCGCTCCCGTTTACGGCGGCTTATCACATGAGCAAGCACGCCGTGCTGGCGCTGAGTGAGTGCCTCTACCACGAACTCACGCAGACGCAGACCAAGCTTCGCGTCTCGGTCCTGTGCCCGGAACTGATCAACACCGGGATCCACCGTTCCGAGCGCAGCCGCCCCGCTCACCTGGCTCTTCAGGACCCCGACGCCAGGCAGTCGGCCTCCGCCGCGCTCGTGATGCAGGCGCTCAGTGAGGGAATGCAGCGAGGACTCGCTCCCGAGGTGATGGCTGATCGCGTGTTTGCGGCCGTGCGCGACGAGCGTTTCTACATCCTCAGCGAGGAGAGCTGGCGCGACATCTGCAACACGCGCCTTGAAGACATCCGTCTCGGCCGCAACCCGACTTTCTGTGTCCCCGCGACCTGA
- a CDS encoding dehydrogenase, which translates to MIDGGPVCVGAKPVNHSNETLMEMMKRILRIRYFEEAIIDLKKKAEVPGGTHLCIGHEATLVGACMASGDNSYMTGSHRSHGHPIAKGGRLNQLMAELMARTTGVCKAKGGSLHLADFSVGSLGESGIVGGNLPMAAGAGLSSKLRGASDEVTLAFFGDATTAMGAFHESLNMAAAWKLPVVYVCENNLYGVTTPTSEVCNLHNMAERAAGYNVPGVIVDGQDPIAVYEAVHAACERARAGEGPTFVECKTYRFREHAEMLFIADPYRSEEEVNEWMQHRDPVKNFPQFLIENGVIGAEQSQQIIDGVRAEIAAAIAFGHNSPRPAAADAFDDLYCETPVAGNVIRTFTVDRPEPEVKREIIYLTAINEAQHEELDRDPSVIVFGEDVRSNLWGGTRFAAEFSKQRVFDTPLSEVGFSGAAIGAAMTGMRPVVDMTIASFLYVAMDQLVNQAAKSRYMFGGQATLPVTYRASMMYGMAIGAHHSDRPYPMFMNVPGLKIIAPSSPFDAKGLLKAAIRDDNPVLCFEDAQVWMTSEHVPTEDYVVPLGVADIKRRGTDVTLVGISGGVRVALQAAEALAKLGVSAEVVDPRTLVPLDIDTIVNSVTKTGNLVVIDPAHKTCSAASEICTLVMEHAFESLKTAPVRITTPDTQIPFAPEMELALYPNAERVISAVRQQLKL; encoded by the coding sequence ATGATTGACGGTGGGCCTGTCTGCGTGGGAGCAAAACCTGTGAATCACAGCAATGAAACATTGATGGAAATGATGAAGCGCATACTGCGTATCCGTTACTTCGAAGAAGCGATTATTGATCTGAAAAAAAAGGCTGAAGTCCCCGGTGGCACTCACCTGTGCATTGGTCACGAAGCCACCCTCGTCGGTGCCTGCATGGCCAGCGGTGACAACAGCTATATGACCGGCAGTCATCGTTCCCACGGCCATCCCATCGCCAAGGGCGGCCGCCTCAACCAGCTGATGGCCGAGTTGATGGCTCGCACCACCGGTGTCTGCAAGGCCAAGGGCGGTTCTTTGCATCTGGCTGATTTTTCTGTCGGGAGTCTCGGCGAGTCCGGTATTGTTGGCGGCAATCTTCCCATGGCCGCGGGTGCCGGGCTTAGCTCCAAGCTGCGCGGGGCCAGCGACGAAGTGACGCTGGCCTTCTTCGGCGATGCCACCACTGCCATGGGGGCCTTTCACGAGTCGCTCAATATGGCCGCAGCCTGGAAACTGCCGGTGGTCTATGTCTGTGAAAACAATCTTTACGGGGTGACCACCCCCACCAGCGAGGTGTGCAATCTGCACAATATGGCCGAGCGCGCCGCTGGCTACAATGTGCCGGGGGTGATTGTCGACGGCCAGGACCCGATCGCGGTTTATGAAGCCGTGCATGCAGCCTGCGAACGCGCCCGTGCCGGTGAAGGCCCGACCTTTGTCGAGTGCAAGACTTACCGTTTTCGTGAGCATGCCGAGATGCTCTTCATCGCCGATCCCTATCGCAGCGAAGAAGAGGTTAACGAGTGGATGCAACATCGTGATCCGGTGAAGAACTTCCCGCAGTTCTTGATCGAAAATGGAGTCATTGGCGCCGAGCAGTCGCAGCAGATCATTGACGGGGTGCGCGCTGAAATCGCCGCTGCCATCGCGTTCGGCCATAACAGTCCACGGCCGGCAGCTGCCGACGCCTTCGACGATCTGTACTGTGAAACACCGGTTGCGGGCAATGTCATCCGCACCTTCACTGTCGATCGCCCGGAACCGGAGGTAAAACGCGAGATCATCTATCTGACGGCGATCAACGAGGCCCAGCACGAGGAACTCGACCGCGACCCCTCGGTGATCGTGTTTGGTGAGGATGTGCGCTCCAATTTATGGGGCGGCACCCGCTTTGCTGCCGAGTTCAGCAAGCAGCGGGTATTCGATACCCCGCTGTCGGAGGTCGGCTTCAGTGGCGCGGCCATCGGTGCGGCGATGACCGGCATGCGTCCCGTGGTGGATATGACCATCGCCAGTTTTCTCTATGTGGCCATGGACCAGCTTGTCAATCAGGCCGCCAAGAGCCGCTACATGTTCGGTGGCCAGGCCACGCTGCCGGTGACCTACCGCGCCTCGATGATGTATGGCATGGCGATCGGCGCACATCATTCGGACCGTCCCTATCCGATGTTCATGAATGTTCCCGGTCTGAAAATCATCGCGCCTTCGTCACCCTTCGATGCCAAAGGCCTGTTGAAGGCCGCGATCCGGGATGATAACCCGGTGCTGTGTTTTGAAGATGCCCAGGTCTGGATGACGAGTGAGCATGTGCCAACCGAGGACTATGTTGTTCCGCTGGGAGTGGCCGATATCAAACGTCGCGGCACCGATGTGACCTTGGTCGGAATCTCAGGCGGAGTACGGGTAGCGCTGCAGGCGGCTGAAGCTCTGGCCAAGCTGGGGGTTTCCGCCGAGGTGGTGGATCCACGCACCCTGGTGCCACTGGATATCGACACCATCGTGAACTCGGTTACCAAGACCGGCAATCTGGTTGTTATCGATCCTGCCCACAAGACCTGCAGTGCGGCTTCCGAGATTTGCACGCTGGTAATGGAGCATGCATTCGAGAGCCTGAAAACGGCGCCGGTGCGCATTACCACCCCCGATACCCAGATCCCCTTTGCTCCGGAGATGGAGTTGGCGCTCTATCCCAATGCGGAGCGGGTGATTAGCGCGGTAAGACAGCAACTCAAGCTTTGA
- a CDS encoding cytochrome C, translating to MKANLNCAGVLALSLTAAAAWAGEADIRHGRYLIQTSGCNDCHTAGYMLKDGHVPEADWLTGDTLGWRGPWGTTYPANLRLLFRQMDEMTWLARARQPMRPPMPSPSLRAMSDDDLRAIYRYVTSLGVKGQPAPAYVPPHGKVATPFFDMAPKNLPEVAGK from the coding sequence ATGAAAGCCAATTTGAACTGTGCGGGCGTGCTGGCACTGAGCCTCACTGCCGCCGCTGCCTGGGCCGGCGAGGCCGACATCCGCCACGGCCGTTATTTGATCCAGACCTCCGGCTGCAACGATTGCCACACGGCCGGCTACATGCTGAAAGACGGCCACGTACCCGAGGCCGATTGGCTGACTGGCGACACCTTGGGCTGGCGGGGACCGTGGGGCACGACTTACCCGGCCAACCTGCGCTTGCTGTTTCGCCAGATGGACGAAATGACCTGGCTCGCCAGGGCACGCCAGCCGATGCGGCCGCCGATGCCGTCGCCCTCACTGCGTGCCATGAGCGATGACGATCTCAGGGCGATCTACCGCTACGTGACAAGCCTGGGCGTGAAAGGCCAGCCCGCGCCGGCCTACGTGCCGCCGCACGGCAAGGTAGCGACGCCGTTTTTCGATATGGCGCCGAAGAACCTGCCGGAAGTGGCGGGCAAATAA
- a CDS encoding sulfotransferase domain-containing protein: MTEIWPRKTRELRNHHFDSSIWNEFSFRDDDIVIATYAKSGTTWTQQIVAQLLFGGDPALPVAELSPWLDLRVPPKAVKLSAVEAQTHRRILKTHLPVDALVFSPRARYLYIVRDARDVVWSLYNHHAHANAAWYMALNDTPGRVGAPIEPPPSDIRQYWRDWLDLDGHPFWPFWENVRSWWAIRTLPNVMLLHFANLKRDMPGQMRRIAGFLDISVDEARWPAIVEYCGFDWMKKNATYSAPLGGAFWDGGAETFINKGVNGRWAGTLTRADCAEYEARAERELGAECAHWLANGDSPRQR, translated from the coding sequence ATGACCGAAATCTGGCCGCGCAAGACCCGCGAGCTGCGCAACCATCACTTCGATTCCAGCATCTGGAACGAATTCTCCTTTCGCGACGACGACATCGTCATCGCCACCTATGCCAAATCCGGCACCACATGGACGCAGCAGATCGTCGCGCAGTTGCTGTTTGGCGGTGATCCGGCGCTGCCAGTGGCCGAACTTTCGCCCTGGCTCGATCTGCGCGTGCCGCCCAAGGCGGTCAAGCTGTCGGCAGTGGAGGCGCAGACGCATCGCCGCATCCTCAAAACCCATCTTCCGGTCGACGCATTGGTGTTCTCGCCGCGCGCCAGGTATCTCTACATCGTCCGCGACGCGCGCGACGTGGTGTGGAGCCTGTACAACCATCACGCCCATGCCAACGCCGCGTGGTATATGGCGCTGAACGACACGCCGGGGCGAGTCGGTGCGCCGATCGAGCCCCCGCCCTCCGACATCCGCCAGTACTGGCGCGATTGGCTGGACCTTGACGGCCACCCCTTCTGGCCGTTCTGGGAAAACGTTCGCAGCTGGTGGGCGATCCGCACGCTGCCGAATGTAATGCTGCTGCACTTTGCCAATCTCAAGCGCGACATGCCTGGGCAGATGCGGCGCATTGCCGGTTTTCTCGATATTTCCGTCGACGAAGCGCGCTGGCCGGCCATCGTCGAATACTGCGGCTTCGACTGGATGAAGAAAAACGCGACATATAGCGCGCCGCTCGGTGGTGCATTCTGGGACGGCGGCGCGGAAACCTTCATCAACAAGGGCGTCAACGGCCGCTGGGCCGGCACCCTGACTCGTGCGGACTGCGCCGAATACGAGGCACGTGCCGAGCGCGAGCTGGGTGCGGAGTGCGCGCACTGGCTGGCGAACGGAGACAGCCCGAGGCAGCGCTAG